In a genomic window of Numenius arquata chromosome 5, bNumArq3.hap1.1, whole genome shotgun sequence:
- the TMEM128 gene encoding transmembrane protein 128 — MEAGDSGGEALPRLRRPVRRGAEPRDPPLPQPPLGGGGTAEESTAVEKKRKPLARLNIHFAFWILASIAVTYYFDFFKTVKETIQADSWWFASGSCLLAACLAVAFYCILYLEWYCGIEDYDAQYPVLIPITTATFIAAAICFNVALWPVWSFMTPLVLFIQFMGVVMLVSLLG; from the exons ATGGAGGCCGGCGACAGCGGCGGGGAGGCGCTGCCGAGGCTCAGGCGCCCTGTGCGGCGAGGGGCAGAGCCCCGCGACCCGCCGCTGCCGCAGCCGCCTTTGGGGGGCGGCGGGACGGCCG AAGAGTCTACAGCTGTAGAGAAGAAGAGGAAGCCTCTTGCCAGACTGAATATTCATTTTGCGTTCTGGATTTTGGCATCGATTGCTGTGACATactactttgatttttttaaaactgttaaagAAACTATTCAAGCAGATAG TTGGTGGTTTGCCTCTGGCAGTTGTTTATTGGCTGCATGTTTAGCTGTTGCCTTTTACTGCATACTGTATCTGGAGTGGTATTGTGGAATAGAGGACTACGATGCGCAGTATCCGGTACTGATACCTATCACAACAGCTACCTTTATTGCAGCAGCAATTTG TTTCAACGTTGCCTTGTGGCCTGTCTGGTCATTTATGACACCTTTGGTGCTCTTCATTCAGTTTATGGGTGTTGTGATGCTTGTGTCACTCCTGGGATAA